The genomic stretch TAAACAGCTTATCCGTTTCAGGAATTTCAATAGTATAATCCGCCATTTCAGAAATGGTTCTATCTCCCTTGGTTACAATTGCGATAACCTTCCCTGACCGAGATTTAACTTCTTGAATATTCGAAACTATTTTTTCATAAGTTTTATCTTTTGGAGCTATAAAAACAACAAACATATTTTCATCAATAAGAGCTATCGGACCGTGCTTCATCTCGGCAGCAGGATACCCTTCTGCATGTATATAAGTAATTTCCTTTAACTTAAGAGCTCCTTCTAATGCGATAGGATAGTTTAATCCTCGTCCAAGGTAGATCATGCTAGATGCATTCTTGCAAGCTGCAGAAACTCGTTCAACAGCGGAATAAGAACTCTTCAAAGCTTCCTCTATTTTAGAGGAAATTTGTGTTAACTCGTGAACTAAGTACTTATACTTTGTATAATCAATATTGCCTTTCTCTTTTGCAATAAGCAGTGCTAACATATAAATTATTGCAAGCTGCCCCGTAAAAGCTTTCGTACTTGCCACCCCAATTTCTACACCAACATGCGTGTAAATGCCAGCATCTGTCATGCGAGCAATTGATGATCCAACAACATTACAAATACCTAAAACTTTAGCACCCTTTGCTTTCGCCTTTTCGAGCGCCACAATTGTATCTGCAGTTTCACCCGATTGCGAGATTCCCAAAACAACCGTTTGATCATCAATTACAACCTTACGGTAACGAAATTCAGAAGCAAAATCAACATCCGTAGGGATACCTGCCAAATCTTCAAACAGGTACTTAGCAACAAGAGCAGCATGGTAAGAGGTACCACATGCAATAATCATTATTCGCCTTGCCGATCGAATATCGTCAATATAATCTCTAATTCCACCTAACTTAATAATAGATTCATCAGCCTTTACCCTACCACGTAAGCAATCATGAAAAGTTCGAGGTTGCTCCATGATCTCTTTCAACATAAAATGCTCAAAACCACCTTTCTCAATGCTAGCAAGCTCAAAATCGAGTTCTTTCACATAAGGCTCTAACACATTATTATTTAGATCAACTAACTTATAGTCCACGCCATTAACAACAACCATCTCATTATCTTTAGGGTAGATAACTTTTGATGTATACTCTACTATTGGAGTAATGTCAGATGCTAGAATAAATTCGCCCTCTCCAATACCTACAGCCAGAGGGCTACCTCGGCGTGCAGCAACTAGAACTGTTGGTTCGTTTGTTGTGATTACGGCAATTGCAAAGGCACCAACTACACGAGTAAGCGCAACTCTAACAGCCTCCTCCAAGTCGCACTTTAGCTGATTTCTAATATCTTCGATAAAATGAACCAGAACCTCTGTATCTGTTTCGCTTTTAAAAATATGCCCTTTTGCTTCTAAATCAGACTTTAAAGTCAAATAATTTTCAATAATTCCATTGTGAACAAGAGCAATAGTTCCATCACCTGAAGTGTGAGGGTGAGAGTTAGCATCGCTGGGAATTCCATGTGTAGCCCATCTTGTATGACCGATTCCAACATGGCCATTCAAATTTGTATTCTCGGCATACTCCTCAAGATTAACAACCTTTCCCTTCTTTTTTACAACATTTAGACCTCCATTAATAAGAGCAATTCCAGCACTATCATAACCTCTATACTCTAATCTCTTCAAACCCTTTATGATGACAGGATATGCCTCCTGATGACCTACATATGCAACGATTCCACACATAATACTTATCCTCTTGGTTTGTTTAACTGTGTTTTCTGTATTTTACAAGACAAAAATAGGACATTCAAAGTTAAAACAAGGATAATTCATGATTTTTTGTGCAATAAATTGCATTCAATTAATACATATCCTATGAATCAACAATATATAAACAAAAAAGGCTACCCGAAGGTAACCTTTTGAATATAAATAAAGCTATAACTAGCCTAAAACGTTGATTGCATTAAGATCAGCAAAAGATTCTTTCAAACGCGCAATTACAGATTCTTCGCCTTTACGTAACCAAACGCGAGGATCGTAGTATTTCTTATTTGGAGCATCTTCGCCTTCTGGATTGCCAAGTTGTCCCTGTAGGTAAGCTTCCTTAGCAACATAGTACTTACGAATTCCATCCCAGAATGCCCATTGGATATCAGTATCAAGGTTCATCTTGATAACACCATATCCTATTGCCTCATGAATTTTAGACTTTTCAGATCCTGATCCTCCGTGGAATACAAAATCGACAGGCTTTGCTGCGGTATTGTACTTTGCCTGAATGTACTCTTGAGAAGCCTTCAATATTTCTGGGCTAAGAACTACGTTACCAGGCTTATAAACACCGTGTACGTTACCAAATGAGGCTGCTATTGTGAAACGAGGGCTAATTTTGCTTAACTCTTCGTAGGCATAAGCAACTTCTTCTGGCTGAGTGTAAAGCTTAGAAACGTCTACATGAGAATTGTCAACACCATCCTCTTCACCACCAGTTACGCCAAGTTCAATTTCTAGCGTCATCCCCATCTTAGCCATACGAGCAAGGTACTTCTTAGATAGTTCAATGTTTTCGGTTAGCGACTCTTCTGAAAAGTCTAGCATGTGAGAGCTAAACAAAGGTTTACCCTTTTCAGCAAAGAATTTTTCACCTGCATCCAAAAGGCCATCAATCCAAGGAAGAAGCTTAACGGCAGCATGATCGGTGTGCAGAATTACAGGAATTCCATAAGATTCAGCCACGTTATGAACGTGAAGTGCGGCAGAAATAGCCCCTGCAATAGCGGACTTCTGTCCATCGTTGCTAAGACCTTTACCTGCAAAGAAAGAAGCACCTCCGTTTGAAACTTGTACAATCACAGGAGAATTTACCTCACGAGCTGCCTCAAGAACAGCGTTAACAGTATCAGTTCCAGTTACGTTAACAGCAGGAATAGCGAATCCTTTTTCCTTTGCGTAAGCATAAAGCTCTTGAACTGCATCGCCCCAGATAACACCGGGCTGAGGTTTGAAATTAGCCATAATGGAATTATTTTGATGTAATAAAAATTGCGTTCAACTTAACCAGCGCAATACTTGCTTTTTTACACACTACGCTTCAATTTCCAAAGGTATAACTCTACAACTATGTAAACAAATCTATTACCACAAATTTAAGCCTTCTGCTAAAATGCGCATAAATAAGCAATAAAATTAGCCCTTTTTTACTAACTTTTCCTGAACCTAGTTTGTTAAATACTATATACAAAACAAATCACCCAGCCAATGTCCGATAAAAGAAGAAAACCGGTAATATATATTTTACTTATAGCAAGCTTTATATCTATTTTTCCATTTACAGCACTACCTGTAGATTCGTTAAAGGTAAATAGAGCGAGATTAAATATCACCCTATTCTCAGGATACTTATGGGCTCATCATACTAAAATGGAAGCCATGTACGAACGTAAACTTTGGGGACTTGAAGCTGCCTACGCCATAAAAACAGACGGACAAAAAAACTGGGAAGGCTACTACAACTATCCAGAGTATGGAATAGCATTTAGCTTCTACGATTTAGGTAGCCCCAACTACATGGGTAAAGCATATGCGCTTCAGCCTTACATTGCCTTCCCCCTATTATCACCTCAGAAATGGGGAAATATCTACCTCAAAGCTGCAATAGGTGCTGCGTATGTAACAAAGCCTTGGGATAGGCTATCCAACTATAAAAATGTAGGCATTGGTTCGCACTTTAATGCAGCGGCCAAATTTGAACTCCGTTCTAGCATAAAAGTGAGTAGACACACCTTAATCAACTTAGGATTAGCCTTTTCCCACATGTCTAATGGATCCACCAATAACCCAAATGCAGGAATAAACATGCCAAATATAAACGTTGGAACTACCTACAACTTCTCTAAAGGGCGGAGCTTCTTGCCTTACAAAAAATTAAACTACAGCCATAAAATATCATTCTCCACTTTTTTTAGCTTTAGTTCAAAAGATGTTTTTCCTGATGGCGTTGGACATTATCCGGTTTATACTCTTAGCAATGAGCTGTACAAGCCGCTAAACCTACATACTGGGATTACTGCAAACTGGGATATAATACTTGACGAGTCGCATTGGAAACTTGCAAGAATAAATGGAGACAATGTTTCAAAATTTGAAATGATAAAAACGGGAGTAACCGTTGGCTACCTTATGAGGTACAGCAAGTTTAGCACAAGCATCCAAATGGGGACCAACCTTTACTCGTACTATAAAACAGCAGGAACTATCTACCAGCGTCTGGGATTAAGATACGAAGTATTTCCGAGAACAAATCTACAAGTTGCGTTAAGAACCAACTGGTTTAATGCAGATTGTATTGAATTTGGAGTTGGATACAAATTTATTCAATGATGAAAAGAATTTACATATTACCAGTAATTGTGCTCCTCTGTAGCTGTAACAGTCCTGATGCATGGGACATCCTTAAGCCTGTAGGACACACGAAAACCGTTTCGCGAGAGCTTAACGATTTCAAAGAGATAAGGATACTCGAAAACGTTGAATTTAAAATAGTAGTTCAAGATACCGCTTCGAGAGCTATTGTTTCGGCAGGAAAAAACATCCTCCCCAAAATTAAAACGGATGTTTACAATGGGACACTTACAGTAAAAGACAAAAACGGATATGATTTTGTAAGAAGTTCTTCGCGAGTAACCAGAATGGAGATCTACACAAAGCAGCTAAACAAGCTAGAAACATCAACAGGCCGCAACTTTTACATATTAAGCAGCCACATATCCGACTCGTTAAGCATTTTGCTGCCACAATGCTCTGGAGATATGTCTGCGTCGATCAGTACAAATAAACTTAACCTCATACTTCGCGAATCGACCAGCAAGGTGGAAATTGTTGGGAGAGCCGAC from Alistipes sp. ZOR0009 encodes the following:
- a CDS encoding acyloxyacyl hydrolase; this translates as MYERKLWGLEAAYAIKTDGQKNWEGYYNYPEYGIAFSFYDLGSPNYMGKAYALQPYIAFPLLSPQKWGNIYLKAAIGAAYVTKPWDRLSNYKNVGIGSHFNAAAKFELRSSIKVSRHTLINLGLAFSHMSNGSTNNPNAGINMPNINVGTTYNFSKGRSFLPYKKLNYSHKISFSTFFSFSSKDVFPDGVGHYPVYTLSNELYKPLNLHTGITANWDIILDESHWKLARINGDNVSKFEMIKTGVTVGYLMRYSKFSTSIQMGTNLYSYYKTAGTIYQRLGLRYEVFPRTNLQVALRTNWFNADCIEFGVGYKFIQ
- a CDS encoding GIN domain-containing protein — encoded protein: MMKRIYILPVIVLLCSCNSPDAWDILKPVGHTKTVSRELNDFKEIRILENVEFKIVVQDTASRAIVSAGKNILPKIKTDVYNGTLTVKDKNGYDFVRSSSRVTRMEIYTKQLNKLETSTGRNFYILSSHISDSLSILLPQCSGDMSASISTNKLNLILRESTSKVEIVGRADTLYYNAGQSFGPILLSQLEVKKGTIVQSGSNNLEIYVTDSLNVSISGMGNVYYRGNPLIKSKITGKGKLIKM
- the fbaA gene encoding class II fructose-bisphosphate aldolase produces the protein MANFKPQPGVIWGDAVQELYAYAKEKGFAIPAVNVTGTDTVNAVLEAAREVNSPVIVQVSNGGASFFAGKGLSNDGQKSAIAGAISAALHVHNVAESYGIPVILHTDHAAVKLLPWIDGLLDAGEKFFAEKGKPLFSSHMLDFSEESLTENIELSKKYLARMAKMGMTLEIELGVTGGEEDGVDNSHVDVSKLYTQPEEVAYAYEELSKISPRFTIAASFGNVHGVYKPGNVVLSPEILKASQEYIQAKYNTAAKPVDFVFHGGSGSEKSKIHEAIGYGVIKMNLDTDIQWAFWDGIRKYYVAKEAYLQGQLGNPEGEDAPNKKYYDPRVWLRKGEESVIARLKESFADLNAINVLG
- the glmS gene encoding glutamine--fructose-6-phosphate transaminase (isomerizing), with product MCGIVAYVGHQEAYPVIIKGLKRLEYRGYDSAGIALINGGLNVVKKKGKVVNLEEYAENTNLNGHVGIGHTRWATHGIPSDANSHPHTSGDGTIALVHNGIIENYLTLKSDLEAKGHIFKSETDTEVLVHFIEDIRNQLKCDLEEAVRVALTRVVGAFAIAVITTNEPTVLVAARRGSPLAVGIGEGEFILASDITPIVEYTSKVIYPKDNEMVVVNGVDYKLVDLNNNVLEPYVKELDFELASIEKGGFEHFMLKEIMEQPRTFHDCLRGRVKADESIIKLGGIRDYIDDIRSARRIMIIACGTSYHAALVAKYLFEDLAGIPTDVDFASEFRYRKVVIDDQTVVLGISQSGETADTIVALEKAKAKGAKVLGICNVVGSSIARMTDAGIYTHVGVEIGVASTKAFTGQLAIIYMLALLIAKEKGNIDYTKYKYLVHELTQISSKIEEALKSSYSAVERVSAACKNASSMIYLGRGLNYPIALEGALKLKEITYIHAEGYPAAEMKHGPIALIDENMFVVFIAPKDKTYEKIVSNIQEVKSRSGKVIAIVTKGDRTISEMADYTIEIPETDKLFTPILNIIPLQLLAYQVAKLRDCNIDQPRNLAKSVTVE